From the Carassius auratus strain Wakin chromosome 36, ASM336829v1, whole genome shotgun sequence genome, the window GATAACAGATGAACTGAAGAGATGGAGAACAAGTTCATCATCTCCCGTGTCCTACTGAGCAATCATATATGATGACGAATCAGACCCACACGATCTGTGACTCACCTCATCAGATCTCATCTGAAGAGAATCTGCCCGTGGTGACTGAACTACTGAAACCAAGACTCTCACTGTGCTGAATAAGACTGCAAACGTCTATTAAAGCTTAAGcacagaaaacacaaaaacagatcGGACATTGCTACTTTATTCTCATGAATGCTTAaagaaaattgtaataaattattacatttgaatCTGTTTATCACACAGAGTTACTGTATAATCTTGAGTACTTGCATGAaccattttaatcatatttttgtgattttaagcACTTTAGATCCCATTCCTGGGACTAGAACATTCTTCCGAATTTCTCATTTTGGGTTCCACTGAATGAATGATGAAAGTAGAAGAAAACAGGTTCTTGAAACAACATAAGGTTTGTGGTTTTCAAATCACTCAGAAACTTTATTATTTGGCTTTTAtcaacttaatatttttatatgttcatgtttttatattatgttaattaatggTTTTAAATGCATGTCATGCATTTTACATTCTGTTGTGTTGGAAAtcacattttttgggggggaactATTCCTTGAAGTCGGTGGTTTGCAGTCTTTTTGACTCCACATGCCTCTgttgtccacaacaatattcaaaAGCCCATGACTTTTTTTACTTATCTAATAActagaaaaatgtatatgatttttcttttaaacttgtaaatagatccatttttattctgttctgtGTGACACTTGATGACTAAAATAAGCACCTGCTAAcaatatttatcttgtttatttattgtaaactAAACATACGCCCTGAAAAAGTGACTCTGTTGATGActattatgattaataataatgaatactaAATGCCTGTACTCATAACAAGGTAAAAGCGTATCAACgattcagtttcattttttttttctgtagcttaTTAATGTGCACATGCATCATACACGTAAGAGTAATAACGATTACTGTGATAATTAATGTCACTGTATCAGATGAGCACACTGGTGCATCATGTGAATACCGAGTGTCTCTGCATTATTAATCATGATACTTGGCGTGTAGCACAGCAACACCCCCTTCATGAATTCATCAGAGCATCATCACTGCTCTCGCTTTCACGCGTGATGATGCTGCATCAGAAGGGACCGATTCATCGCCTTGATTCCGCGCAGGGTCCTTCACTTGAGTCTGGAACACGAGCTCTTGCGTCAAAGACCCGTGTCCTTAAAACcccctcattcattcattcatttaactgATTCCTTACAAACACGGCGAATTGTCTCATACCCTCGAAAGATGCCGAGCGAGACGGCGTTTAGGGGCGCATGTGATGCCCCAGATTGCTGTCTATGTAGCCAGCTCACTATGtagacgatattttaataaattaaacaagagcaataaaaaaggaaaagaaaaaaacgacCTGATTTAAGACTCGTCGTGTTTTAAATGTCAACCACAGCTTCACACAAACATCTTTTGCATTTCACAATGAACCCTGAAACACATCAGAGGTTgtgatgtctgtctgtctgtctgtgtgtatgtgtgtgtgtgtgtgtgatgtttaaaGAGAATCTGAAGGTTCACATGCGAACAGgcgtcagctgtgtgtgtgtgtgtgtgtgtgtgtgtgtgtgtgtgtgtgtgtgtgctcttacCTGAATCGGGGAGAATCTTTAATACATTCCTCAAAATCCACCGTCATTTTTGCTGTTATTCCGTCTTTCAGTTAAAAATGTAGCATAGCATCGCCGGTGGCTGTAGTGCGCCTAAACGTGAAACGCGAGTGTATCGTTCCCCGGTGAAACAGTGACACTGACACACTGCTACAGATCTGAGATCCGCTTCAGCGCTGTGCGAGCTAAGGGACCGTCAGCAAACGTGCGCCAGAAGAATCTAAGGGAGCGTCCTGCAAAATGCATCCCACATTCTATGGGGTAGTAAACATGTGTCACTGTTCTCTGTTACAGATCAGTGGTGTGTATGTACATTTGGaagatttggtgtgtgtgtgtgtgtgtgtgtgtgtttgatccaccagcttatgtttatttaaattattttctatcCTGTTTAGCACTTTACCAAGTCTTATTTGTTAATGCATTCGTTTATGCATTAGCTAGGAACGAACAATGCGGTGTATAGTATTTGAGTAGTAAATGTAATTAGCCACTGTACTTTAGTATCTTTTTGGATACTCGGTAGTTTTACTGAGTATCAAAGATATTAGCAACTTTTACTCTCTACTTCACTACATTTTGAATAAGTATCTGTAGTCTTTACTCCACCAGATGTGTAATGAGTGTTGcagttaaacattacattttgcaaGGCACCTAGCTTTTTCTGCAGTTTATTTCTGCTACAAAATAAGTGATATCACCAACTTCAGGGCACTGAAAACCCTATATCTGGTGCTTTTCGCCATTCCTCACCCAAACTTGCCAACAAGGCTACTTTACCTAAATGTGAGCTCCTTAGCAAGCAGATGTGAACCACAGATGTTTATATATGAGACAAGGACATCATTGCAGCCGGCAATGAGGCAGAGAAAGTTGCTTTGGAATTGGTGACTTGTAAGTTATATTTTACTCAAGGACAGTTTTCAGATACTCTTTACGcaataagaaatacatttattcatcttcATTTTAGTTCACACTgcattaactaatgctaacaTATGCAAtagttcaaatttaatttaattttaaaacatacaattttaTTAAGTGTTTACCTATTAATAATGATGTCTGTAGATTAGAAGTACATGGCTAGGTTTATaatatatacacgtgtgtgtgtgtgtgtgtgtgtgtgtaacttaatatttatattgaataatGTGTATTGCATGTATTACATTAAGTTAGTTAATTAATGTTAACCCATAATTAAAATGCTTGTAACCCCAGAACGTTTTGTCCAAGGTTGTTGAAATATCTTccatatcatttttttaatattctacTAGAAATGcagttgaaaaaataaatcatcataatctGCTTCTACATTCCGTGGAACTGACATTTAGTGTCAACATgtctgtaaaatgttttaaatgtacatttcaagAGCTTTGAGTTTCGTCCGCCCCTGTCAATCATCTTTACGTCATAACTACGCCACGCCCCATCCTGTGGAAGCGGAAGTTTTTGCCGTCCTGCGACACCGCCTTTAAATTTCCAACACATAGAAATAGATTATTGTCAAATCAAGCTAAACATACCATACATATTCATATGCTTTGTAAAGCAAAAAGCTATAAAAACGgaaattatgcatattttaaataactttcacATTTCAACGGCTATTTTAAATCAGGCATCGCTTTGGGCTTCTAAACGGCTGGGTGTTCCTTTCACATGGCTGTTGATCATGACTGGAATTGTTCGGCATTATTAGGCTAAAGCAACAACATctgattcatatttattttattgaggaTACATGCGGACGCTGCTTGCCCAACCCTGCTAACGCCTCGTACTGACAAACTTTAACCGAGCAGATCAGGAAACATGCACAAATCCGCCGCCCGTTACTTAATATTTTTCCAATATACAGGGACCAAATACAGGTCCGTCTCCATGACAGCCGCACGCGCGCTTCCTTCTCCTGATCTCTTATAACttcacatacataaatataaaagtcTGCTTGTGGTTTTCTCCTCAGCGGCGTGATGAAAACAGCAGCAGATCAAGCTGTGGAGGGGGTCGAGAATCATCTGGAGGTCAGTCTCTGTCTGACAGATCAAAACAAGActgaaatcaaaccactgcataTGTTTGTTGCTCAAGGTCTCATCTGCATCAGATATGCCATCCTCTTCAGCACAATGTGTCTCCTCATTTCTCTCTTTTGGAAGTAGAATATAAATATACTGCGGTGAAATCCCTTTGTTGGCAAGACAGATAGTTGCTAGTGTGGCAGTTTTGGCAAATATTTTAGTGCCTGAcatataaaagtgttaaaaaagtttatttataataataataataataataataataataataaagtaatatgtaaacaaacaaaaaaactttttgtgttTATATCATATACtcatacatcaggcttttatgaaTCATATAGTATAAAATAGGAGAATATTCTCCtataagacaaaaacaatatgCATTTTGGCAGATGTTGGCCAAAAGAAGATGCAATTCTTAtctgcttgtaatgtaaatcaattagATATTACCAGAGACAGTTTACACACCacttgtatcatatttgatactcacaatttaaaatgtttttctaatttatgttttatatatatataaacacacacacattaaattaaattaatgcatttagcagacacttatccaaagcgacttacagtgcattcaggctaaaatattttacctaacgtgttccctaagaatcgaacccacaaccttgcgctgctaatgcaatgctctaccactgagccacaggaacactgtaTATATTAGAATTACACCAAGCGGTCTTTTACAGATTCAAAAGTGTAAGTGATCATTTAGAAGGGAAAATGCATGCATAAGGTTATGCATGGCCTTGGAAATTCATGTAAAGTCAGATTGTATTTGATTCCTCAATGCAAACTCCACCAACCTCAGATTTCTTTTAGTTCCCACACGTTCCCAGAAATCtagcattacttcacttgctcaccagtggatcccctgcagtgaatgggtgccgtcagaatgagagtccaaacagctgataaaaacaccactaTTATCctaaagtaatccacaccactccagtccatcagtacaTCCAGTACATTACTTTGTGAAGTacaaagcagttttttttaaaagaaacaaatccatcattgaggTGTTTTAACTTGAAACCATCACTTCTGATCAAAATGCCATAGTCCATAATTACATGTCCTCCAGTGATAAGATACTGGTGAGCAAGTTTCTTCAAATCTGAAGAACAAACTAATCTTGGATGGTCGAAGTCAATTTCCagcgaattttcattttgggtgaactattcctttcagaAATCTAAAAGAGTAAAAGCATTAGGTTTCAAAACGAatgagaaaaatgaatacaatttagcAAAATTTAAATCGTGCTGGTTTAGATGATCTTCAGGGTTTACAAAAACTTCATCAATGCTGCTTGTGTTTTATATGTAGAGTGCTGTGCGGAAACTGAAGCCGGTTAATGAGGTGTCAGTGGTGATCTCCAGCAGAACAGACACTGGTGTGCATGCCTTGTGTAACTCTGCACATGTGGATATCCAGCGGAGAGGAGACAAGCCACCACTGCTGGAGCAAGACCTGGTTGATGCCCTAAACTTCCACCTGAAAGCAGAACCTATAAGGTAGGAGGCTATTAAAGGATTTAAAAAGCTGAATGTTTTTGCACCacatttttttgtacacagtagTTCAAAAGAGTGACCAACTTAAAAGTCATTTTGGGCTggtatgcatgcatacatacactcACCTAAATAATTATTAGGAACATCACACTAATAcggtgtttgaccccctttcgccttcagaactgctttaattctacttggcattgattcaacaaggtgctgaaagcattttttagagttgttggcccatattgatgtgatagcatcttgcagttgatggagatttgtgggatgcacatccagggcacgaaactcccgttccaccacatcccaaagatgctctattgggttgagatctggtgactgtggggtcATTTTAGTAAAGtcaactcattgtcatgttcaagaaaccaatttgaaatgattcgagctttgtgacatgctgcattatcctgctggaagtagccatcggaggatgggtacatggtggtcataaagggatggacatggtcagaaacaatgctgaGGCAgcccgtggcatttaaacgatgcccaactgGCACTAAGggacctaaagtgtgccaagaaaacatcccccacaccataaCACCACTagcaccagcctgcacagtggtaacaaggcatgatggatccatgttctcattctgtttacgccaaattctgactctaccatctgaatgtctccaCAGAAATCGtcttccagtcttcaactgtccaattttggtgagcttgtgcaaattgtagcctctttttcctatttgtagtggagatgagtggtactcGGTGGGGTCTtgtgctgttgtagcccatccacctcaaggttgtgcgtgttgtggcttcacaaatgctttgctgcatacctcggttgtaacaagtgattatttcagtcaaagttgctcttctatcagcgtgaatcagtcggcccattctcctctgacctctagcatcaacaaggcattttcgcccacaggactgccgcatactggatgtttttctcttttcacaccattctttgtaaaccctagaaatggttgtgcgtgaaaatcccagtaactgagcagattgtgaaatactcagaccggcccgtctggcaccaacaaccatgccacgctcaaaattgcttaaatcacctttctttcccattctgacattcagtttggagttcaggagattgtcttgaccaagaccacacccctaaatacaTTGAAGAAACTGCCaagtgattggttgattagaatcATTTACactgagaaattgaacaggtgttcctaataatcctttaggtgagcgTATATTTCCTAATGTGATCATCTTTATAATTACAAATGGTTGAAATTAATTTGCTACATTCCACAGGATGTTGAAATAGAAATTAACGTGAAATTACAGAAAAGATGAATGTACTGAATTGCATTCCAGCGATAGTAAAACTTGCTAATATTGAATGcagttataataaatgaaatcatgtaATTATGACTGCTTTCATTATTTGGTGTTAGCAAAGAGCATTCTGGGAAATTAGTGTTATGAGTTTTACAGGCACCTAtagaaattgttttatattatcatttaatatttctgGACATATgtaatacactaccatttaaatttaaaccatttaaacatatttttttatgagttatatgagagagagattgagattAAGTGTGTGTGATTTACCTCTGCGTCGTCTCTCAAGTCTGTTTAACAGCAGCGTCTCTAATAGCGAAACTGTAAATTTATCAGCTTCAAGAACAGCGTGTTATTACCTCACTAGTGAGAAATGGCCTGTAGTTGTTAAACTATATAGAGTAGCACTAATAACACGTTTCTGTGCACATGTGtctataataaatgtgtgtgcgtttgagtgggagagagagaatcCCCACCATGCTAAAGTCTGCGAGTTACAATAGTCtaatcttgaaaaaataaaaacatggataACATTTTCCAGGTTCTTCCGAGATAAAAAGGCTTAATTTTAGAGATTAATCTCAATTGAACAGCcaattaagcagcaaattagcaaaTTAGCAGACATCCATACCTTAATCTCACCAAGACATTCCACCAACCTTTCTACAGTGACAGAGTCCATTAGTTTCAGAGGTATATACAACTGGGTGTTGTCTGTATAACAGTGAAATGACACACCATATATACTCCAGATCTGACCTAACAGGAGCatataaagtgaaaaaaagacTGGTGCTAGAATAGATCCTTGTGGAATACCACAAGATAAAGGCACTGAGGTCGACATACCTTCACCCATCTGAACAGAGAAACTTCTGTCTTGAAAATAAGACTTAATCCATTACCTTGAATACCTACACAAGTTTCTAACCATGAGATCAAAATCTGATTGTTGACTGTATCAAACACTGCTGTAAAATCTAAAAGCAAAAGTAGATGAGCTATGACATTgtcgcagtaatatctattgagGCCTTCAAATGTCATCTTTGAGAAAGGAGGCCTTGGAGTCAAAACGTTTGCGAACCACTGTTTTATTGGACATTTCGGTTAAACCGTTAAATGATTCCAGCAGTACATCAAATTTTCCTTTACTTTAACTTGTTGTGTTGAAGAGATGAATGAACATATTTTCCATGTCCCTCTTGTGTTCTGTCCTCAACCACAAGTATAAACCAGATTTGTTTATGATATCAAGCTGCATTTGAATGATGAGTGACTATTGTTTTTCACATGAAAACCAGTGTTGTGATATTTCCTCCAGTGTCTTGATTACTCTGGACTAACTTGAAGCATTTCGTGGGAAATTGGCTGGCGAGTTTGCGAAATAAACATATGTGCATTACCAGATTTGAATCAGTGTCTgctattctgtcttttttttaccCCCAGAATCACCAGGGCTTACCGTGTCCACAGCGACTTCCACGCACGCTATCGGGCCGTATCACGCACATATGTTTACCGCTTTGCTTCGGGTCTCAGACATCACACAGAAATGCCAGTAACGGAGAGGGATCTGTGCTGGGCATTACGAGACACGTGAGTGCCGCCCCCTCTCTTCTGCACGTGCTCCACAACCGCATCACTACACACATGTCACAGAAGCTAAATCCTCTCAGAGTGCATTAGGAACAAACGCATACTCTGATTCACAGCGGAAAAAGGCACACATGAATTACAAACAAGACCCGTCATAAGGGCAAGCGAATGATCGCTGGTTATCTAGGACAACACTGAAACCAAAGATGAGGAAAGTATGCATTTTTACAGCAGCACATGCCTCGGATGTCTTTTTGAAGCCCAGGAGCGAAGCCTTTTTCACGCTGGAGCGAGAGGCCCCTCTCCAAGGGTGATGTgtgaacataaatgctatttttttcctACTCTCTTCATTTTTAGCGAGAAAGTAGGCCAAGATAAGCTTCAGGCTCATAGTGACGCAGAACAACACCCACAGCCGTCTTATGTCTgcttcatgcacacacacattccagcTGCTTTTCCATCTCATTCACAAGAACTGcctttccacacacacaaactggatTAAGTTCGTAGAACGTTCCTTGATCTGTATGGTTTTATCTCCTAACTGAGGCTTTTTATCCCATCGTGCTGGTGATATATTGAATGTTAATAAACATTTATGCTGATTCTGCTGGAAATGCAAAAATTAAGCGACATTGTGAATTGTCAAGTTTGAtatttataggtttttttttgctttttagccACGCTGTTTCCTAAAAACTGTGCTTGTGAAGTTTGCATCGTTGATTGTTACTTTGCTGtgaaactgttttaaaatgatcTCTATGGTAAAAAGcactatgaaaaaataaaacgacTTATCTCTTGATTATTTGTCACATTTTGTAGCTACTTGAGAACTCCGAATGTTTGAATCTCTGTGGCTTTAATGGAAGTAAAGCAACTTTATAAGCCATTTCagtgcaaaaatataaatattaagatgtaaattacatttcagctgtattttagaccaaataaatgcagcttttgtgagCATCGGAGACGtcttttaaataatcttttagcAGATCGTGATTGTATCGATATCGCCCTGCCTTGAGAAACGTATTTCCTGAAGTAATAACACACAGATCCTGCACAGTCTCTGTGGCTCGGTGTCTATGCAGAGTTTGATTACTTCATTCTCCCCACAGGAGGCTAAATATCGATGCAGTTCAAGAGGCGGCTGCACTGCTGTTAGGGACCCATGACTTCAGCACCTTCCGTGCCTTGAGCTCAGACACGCCCTTTAAGAACCCAGTGAAGACCCTCGAGAAGGCCCAGCTGGACCCCGGCGTCTCGTTCAGTCAGAGACACTTTCATAGGTAGGATAAAAAGCTGCAAAGCCAGAAACTGGAGGAAGCAAAGTTTGGTTGGAGCTGTGACGGAACCAACAATATTGATTTATCACAATAGACCTTAGGTTAGATGAATTTAATGTGGGTGAAAATGTGGCTGTGAGAGATGGTACACACTGTATAAAGGTGCTAGATCACATTTTCACAACTCTCAAGTCACATTTTTTCTGGAAAGATGTATCATCAGCTTGAAGTATGCTTTGGTTTTTTAGTATGCGAGGGTCCACGTATAGTACACGTAGTCATTGAATAATATGTGCACCATCCAATTTTTGTAATTGCACATACTTTGTACGCACACTCCTCACAGCCTCACTTTTattctgtcaaaaaataaatatggggCTAAATAAAGAAATCAgtcccccaaaaataaaatacagagggTGATTGTGTCATGCAATTCCAAACCGGAGATTtggttctgttgaacacaaaaggagaaattttgtAGTATGTTCATGCTGCTATTTTCTGTACAATGATGGTTGAG encodes:
- the pusl1 gene encoding tRNA pseudouridine synthase-like 1: MHKSAARYLIFFQYTGTKYSGVMKTAADQAVEGVENHLESAVRKLKPVNEVSVVISSRTDTGVHALCNSAHVDIQRRGDKPPLLEQDLVDALNFHLKAEPIRITRAYRVHSDFHARYRAVSRTYVYRFASGLRHHTEMPVTERDLCWALRDTRLNIDAVQEAAALLLGTHDFSTFRALSSDTPFKNPVKTLEKAQLDPGVSFSQRHFHRDIQFWELTFKSRSFLYRQVRRMTGALVAVGQGRLSVRQIQELLEARDSLAFPQNLTAPAHGLFLTNIQYRETDLGACRLAEQ